Proteins from a single region of Hypomesus transpacificus isolate Combined female chromosome 9, fHypTra1, whole genome shotgun sequence:
- the slc32a1 gene encoding vesicular inhibitory amino acid transporter — translation MATLIKSKISNKLSNAATTVSNKSQAKVSGMFARMGFQAATNEEAVGFAACDDLDYDHRQGMQMDIMTNDEMGEGSGEIGLDGVDGDTRYQRDGTGPPPSASKDSGLCKELADDRPKITVWEAGWNVTNAIQGMFVLGLPYAILHGGYLGLFLIIFAAVVCCYTGKILIACLYEENEDGQLVRVRDSYVDIANACCAPRFPALGGHIVNVAQIIELVMTCILYVVVSGNLMYNSFPNMPISQKSWAIMATAALLPCAFLKNLKAVSKFSLLCTMAHFVINILVIAYCLSRARDWAWDKVKFYIDVKKFPISIGIIVFSYTSQIFLPSLEGNMNKPSEFHCMMNWTHISACILKGLFALVAYLTWADATKEVITDNLPSTIRAVVNIFLVAKALLSYPLPFFAAVEVLEKSFFQDGGRAVFPDCYGGDGRLKSWGLSLRCGLVVFTLLMAIYVPHFALLMGLTGSLTGAGLCFLLPSLFHLRLLWRKLLWHHVFFDVAIFVIGGICSISGFIHSMEGLVEAYKYNLHD, via the exons ATGGCTACTTTAATCAAAAGCAAAATTTCCAATAAACTGTCCAATGCAGCAACCACGGTGTCGAACAAATCTCAGGCGAAGGTGAGCGGAATGTTCGCGAGAATGGGCTTCCAGGCCGCCACCAACGAAGAGGCGGTGGGCTTCGCCGCGTGCGATGATTTGGACTACGATCACCGGCAAGGGATGCAAATGGACATCATGACCAATGATGAGATGGGTGAGGGGAGCGGGGAGATAGGTTTAGATGGAGTGGATGGGGACACCCGATACCAGAGAGATGGCACTGGACCCCCACCTTCAGCGTCCAAAGACAGTGGTCTTTGTAAGGAATTAGCAGACGATAGACCAAAAATCACCGTTTGGGAGGCGGGATGGAACGTCACAAATGCAATCCAG gGGATGTTTGTTCTCGGTTTACCGTACGCTATTCTGCACGGGGGGTACCTTGGACTGTTTCTCATCATTTTCGCCGCTGTGGTGTGTTGTTACACCGGGAAAATCCTCATCGCTTGCCTGTACGAGGAAAACGAAGACGGTCAGCTCGTGCGCGTGAGAGACTCATACGTGGACATTGCCAACGCCTGTTGTGCGCCAAGATTTCCAGCACTTGGCGGCCATATTGTGAATGTAGCCCAAATCATAGAGCTCGTGATGACCTGTATCCTGTACGTTGTTGTTAGTGGTAACCTGATGTACAACAGTTTCCCAAATATGCCGATCTCACAGAAGTCTTGGGCCATCATGGCCACCGCTGCCCTGCTACCCTGCGCCTTCCTCAAGAACCTGAAAGCAGTGTCTAAGTTCAGCTTGCTCTGCACAATGGCCCATTTTGTCATCAACATCCTTGTAATAGCCTACTGCCTTTCTAGAGCAAGAGATTGGGCTTGGGACAAAGTCAAGTTTTACATCGACGTCAAGAAGTTCCCCATTTCCATCGGTATCATCGTGTTCAGCTACACGTCTCAGATCTTCTTACCCTCTCTGGAGGGAAACATGAATAAACCCAGCGAGTTCCACTGCATGATGAACTGGACCCACATCTCCGCGTGCATCCTCAAAGGCCTGTTTGCTCTCGTGGCTTACCTGACCTGGGCAGACGCAACCAAGGAGGTCATCACTGACAACCTACCGTCCACCATCCGAGCTGTCGTAAATATTTTCTTAGTGGCCAAAGCTTTGCTGTCATACCCTTTGCCATTCTTTGCTGCAGTCGAGGTGCTGGAGAAGTCTTTTTTCCAGGATGGTGGACGCGCGGTTTTCCCCGATTGCTACGGCGGCGATGGACGCCTGAAATCATGGGGCCTCAGCTTGCGCTGTGGCCTCGTGGTTTTCACTCTGCTGATGGCGATATATGTGCCGCATTTTGCCCTTCTCATGGGTCTCACGGGCAGCCTGACGGGCGCAGGGCTGTgtttcctcctccccagcctcttccACCTCCGGCTCTTATGGAGAAAGCTGCTTTGGCACCACGTGTTCTTTGATGTCGCCATATTTGTAATAGGAGGAATATGCAGCATATCCGGTTTCATTCATTCCATGGAGGGGCTTGTAGAGGcctataagtataacctacatGATTAG
- the aurka gene encoding aurora kinase A produces the protein MDAAEFKVNMSKDIKPQLSEQKPSIDGPKRVPVSQMSRKPVWTPKPTQRVLGVLNGPQRIPKPPGQQQKPATQGQTPKTMNQTKTVHHGNQNVNPVPQAQTKPCSYPKNNHAPQNIPTLPQSQPKVHPAPQHTPAQGQPKLNPAPQQNQLQGQAKTSQAPHPTPAQGQPKTDVEGPKSTGPSKPGKKRWSLENFDIGRPLGKGKFGNVYLARERQSMFILALKVLFKKQLEKAGVEHQLRREVEIQSHLRHPNILRLYGYFHDAARVYLILEFAPKGELYGELQRCGHFDEARSATYIMELTDALNYCHSKKVIHRDIKPENLLLGANGELKIADFGWSVHTPSSRRSTLCGTLDYLPPEMIEGRTHDEKVDLWSLGVLCYEFLVGRPPFETKSHEETYRKISRVEFTFPDHVTAGGRDLIGRLLKHNPLHRLPIQEVLTHPWVVQNSTKTPTNS, from the exons ATGGATGCTGCTGAATTTAAAGTCAATATGTCAAAGGATATTAAGCCTCAACTGTCTGAACAGAAG CCGAGCATCGACGGTCCAAAACGAGTTCCGGTTTCCCAGATGAGCCGCAAGCCAGTGTGGACTCCAAAGCCAACCCAACGCGTGCTGGGGGTGTTGAACGGTCCCCAGCGCATCCCGAAGCCCCCAGGCCAACAACAGAAGCCTGCAACGCAAGGCCAGACGCCCAAAACCATGAACCAAACCAAAACCGTGCACCATGGCAACCAGAACGTCAACCCTGTCCCCCAGGCCCAAACCAAGCCCTGTAGCTACCCCAAGAACAACCATGCACCTCAAAACATTCCCACTCTGCCCCAAAGCCAACCCAAGGTGCACCCTGCCCCCCAGCACACACCTGCACAAGGCCAGCCCAAGTTGAACCCTGCTCCACAACAAAACCAGCTCCAGGGTCAGGCTAAGACCAGCCAGGCCCCTCATCCAACACCCGCACAGGGCCAGCCCAAGACAGATGTAGAGGGTCCCAAATCGACCGGTCCATCTAAACCTGGAAA GAAGCGCTGGAGCCTGGAGAACTTTGACATCGGCCGTCCGCTGGGGAAGGGCAAGTTTGGTAACGTGTACCTGGCCAGGGAGCGGCAGTCTATGTTCATCCTGGCCCTGAAGGTGCTGTTCAAGAAGCAGCTGGAGAAGGCTGGGGTCGAACACCAACtgcggagggaggtggagatccAGTCTCACCTCAG ACACCCTAACATCCTGCGTCTGTACGGATACTTCCACGACGCTGCGCGCGTCTACCTCATCCTGGAGTTCGCCCCCAAGGGGGAGCTGTACGGCGAGCTGCAGCGATGCGGCCACTTCGATGAGGCCCGTAGCGCCACG tacATCATGGAGCTGACAGATGCTCTGAACTACTGCCACTCTAAGAAGGTGATCCACCGGGACATCAAGCCAGAGAACCTGCTGCTGGGAGCCAATGGGGAGCTGAAGATCGCAGACTTCGGCTGGTCTGTCCACACGCCCTCCTCCAG gaggTCGACCCTTTGCGGCACGCTGGATTACCTCCCTCCAGAGATGATCGAGGGCCGCACCCACGATGAGAAGGTGGACCTGTGGAGTCTGGGCGTGCTCTGCTACGAGTTCCTAGTGGGACGGCCGCCCTTCGAAACCAAGAGTCATGAGGAGACCTACCGCAAGATCTCCAGG GTGGAGTTCACTTTCCCGGATCATGTGACCGCTGGAGGCCGCGACCTGATTGGCAGGTTGCTGAAACACAACCCCCTCCATCGCCTCCCCATCCAGGAAGTCCTCACACACCCCTGGGTGGTGCAGAACTCCACCAAGACCCCCACCAACTCATGA